DNA from Granulicella cerasi:
GACAACGCTGTGCTCGCTACGGCAGTGGCCTCGGCCGACCCCAAGGAAGGCATCGACTTTTTCCCGCTCACCGTGGAATACCGCGAGTTCACCTACGCCGGTGGCCGCATTCCGGGTGGCTTCATCAAGCGTGAAGGCCGTCCGAGCGAGAAGGAAATCCTGACCTCGCGTCAGATCGATCGCCCGATCCGCCCCCTCTTCCCGGAGACCTTCCGCAATGAGACCCAGGTGGTCGCGTTCGTGTACTCCGCGGACAAGGAAAACGACCCGGACGTTCTCGGCATCAACGGCGCGAGCTGCGCGCTGACGCTTTCGGACATCCCGTTCCAGGGCCCGATCGGCGCTGTGCGTATCGGCATCGTGAACGACGAGTTCATCGTGAACCCGACGTACACCGAGCGCCTCTCCTCGACGCTGAACATCATGGTTGCTGGAACGAAGGCCGGCATCACGATGATCGAGTCGGGTGCGAAGGAAATCGGCGAAGATCGCGTGGTGGACGCGATTGAGTTTGCGCACGAGCAGATCAAGAAGATCGTGGCAGGCATCGAGGAGCTGGCCGCGAAGGCTGGCAAGACGAAGCGAACGGTTGCCGTCGTTGAAAAGGACGAAGCTTACGCGAAGGAGCTCGAAGCGAAGATCGGCGAGAGCCTGAAGGACGCTCTGAACACGAAGAAGTATCCGAAGTTCGAGAGCTACGCGAAGGTTAAGGAAGTTAAGGATTCGGTCAAGAAGGACCTTCCCGCAGACGACAAGGATGCCGCAAAGAAGCTGAACGCTTACTTCGAAGGCATGCGCGAGAAGATCTTCCGCGACCAGGTGCTGGACGAGCGTATCCGTCCGGATCACCGCCAGTTTGACGAGATCCGCGCGATCTCGATCGAGCTCGGCGTGCTGCCGCGCGTCCACGGATCGGCGATCTTCACCCGCGGCGAAACTCAGGCACTCGTGTCGGCAACGCTGGGCACGAGCGACGACGCGCAGCGCATGGAGTCGTACGAAGGCGAGCAGAAGCGCGCGTTCATGCTGCACTACAACTTCCCACCGTTCTCGGTGGGCGAAGTGGGCCGCATGACCGGCGTAGGTCGCCGCGAGATCGGTCATGGCGCGCTGGCATGGCGCGCGATCGAAGCAGTTCTGCCCGAGGAGTCGCCGTACGTTCTGCGTGTGGTTTCCGACATTCTCGAGTCGAACGGATCGTCGTCGATGGCGACGGTTTGCGGTGCGTCGCTCTCGCTCATGCAGGCTGGTATCAAGCTGAAGGGTGCAGTGGCCGGCGTGGCGATGGGTCTCGTGATGGAAGGCGACAAGTACGCCATCCTGACCGACATCGCAGGCGCAGAAGATCACTACGGCGACATGGACTTCAAGGTGGCCGGTACGCGCAATGGCATCACGGCGCTGCAGATGGACATCAAGATCATGGGCATCACGCCGCAGATCATGCGTGAGGCACTGGCGCAGGCGAAGGCTGGCCGTCTCCACATCCTGGACAAGATGGAAGCTGCGATCGCTGCACCGAGCGAAGAGACTTCGAAGTACGCTCCGCGCATCCACACGCTGCAGATCCCGACCGACAAGATCCGCGACCTCATCGGCCCTGGCGGCAAGGTGATCAAGGGCATCGTGGAAGCGACCGGCGTGAAGATCGACGTTGAGGACTCGGGCAAGGTGAACATCGCTTCGTCGGATCCGGACAACCTCGCGAAGGCGATCCAGATGGTTTCGGACATCACGGCTGTGCCGGAAGTGGGCAAGACCTACCTCGGCAAGGTGGTTCGTCTGGCGGAGTTCGGCGCATTCGTCGAAATCTTCCAGGGCACCGATGGCCTGCTGCACGTTTCCGAAATCGCAGAGCACCGTGTGAAGGAAGTGAAGGACGAGCTTCGCGAAGGTGATCAGATCCTAGTGAAGGTGCTGGCAATCGAAGGCAACCGCATCAAGCTCAGCCGTAAGGCTGTGCTGAAGGAACAGCGCGCCAAGCTCGGCCTGCCGGAAACGCAGGAAGGCGGAGCAGCTCCGGCACGTCCGCAGCATGAGAACACCGTAGTGGTTGAAGGCGGAGACGACTTTGATGACGACGATGATTTCGAAGACGGTGAGGATGAGGGCGAAGAGACGGAGTCGACCGGTGAAGAGCCGGCAGCGACTGACGGCTCGAAGCCTGCTGGTGATCGTCAGCGTCGTCGCCGCCGTCGTCCGGGCCGTCGCCCGGGTGGCAACGGTGGTGGAAACGCCGGAGCAGCCAGCTAAGTGGGTTCGCTACAAAAATAGACGAAAGGCCGCGCTACCTTGCGCGGCCTTTCGTGTTTTTGACGTCTAAGTACTCAAGCATGAGTGAAACTGCTGCAAGTTCGACGTTTCGGCGCTGGTGGCCCTTTGTCTGCCTCTGCGTGTTTACGGCTGTTCGCTGGTCCGTAGGCGAAAGTGTGCCTGCGAGTCTGCCGTCGCTATGGTCGACAGCTTTAGGCTGCCTGACGGCTTGCCTGATCGCGTTGACGGTGGCGACGCTGCGGCATGAGCCGAAGTTGCTGCTGCGCGACGGGCTCGCCTCTTTCGCGGCGGGAAGTCTGATGCTCGGCGGCCCGTTGCTGGGAGTCCTGCTGGGAACGCGGTTCATCGATGCAAGTGCGTTGACGCTGGCGTTGGCGCTGGTACCTGTGGTCGTGGCCGTAGCGCGGCCCGCGTTTCATCGTGGCGATCGTCAAGAACTGGCCGGGCGACTCTGGCCGGGGATTGCCGCGGTGGCGGGAATGCTGCTGTTGCTGCCCCAGCCCGCGTTGAGTGGCGCACTTCCATGGATCGCGCTAGGAGCTGCTCCGATCATGGCAGGCGTTGGCGCCATGTGGCTGCGGACGCGTGCGGGCTCGGCGTCCTGGCGCGCTGCGCTTGCGTTAGCTGCGGGCATGCTGGTCGCTGTGGCTGTCGCTTTTGTGCGGCACCTTCCTGTGAGCCACGCGACGTTGCTGGCTTCAGCGTTTGACGCCGCGACCGCTGGGCTGACGGTGCTTACACTCTTCCGCGTGGGCGGCACACGGTGGTCCGCGCAATTTGTGCTGGTGCCGCTCGTCGTGATCGCAGAAGGAGTGTTGCTGTTGCGACCGCATCTTGATCCGCGGACGATTGCCGGGCTTGCGCTGATGCTCTTTGCCGCGGTGTTTCTGCTGCTCCCGCCAAAGATGGATGACGCAGAGTTTGGTGTGCCGGTGAGTGACGAGTAATCGCTGACGATAGGGCTTGCGCTTGCTCGGGGAGATGGCGTTACACTCTGGGCAATGGCGGCTTCGATGTACATCGTGGTGGAAGGCGAAGATCCGGGCTACGACATCTTCGTGAACGGCCGGGCCCTGGCGCGACATGAGTCCGCGGTAGAGCGGTTGGCGCTGGAGCTTGGTGTGAAGCCGCTGCTGGAGTTCTTCTCGGCCGACGAGCACTCGATGGCGTTGCTGATCGAAGAAGGCGCAGGGAATCCGGACTTATTGAAGCGTCTGCCTCCGCCGCAGTGGTATCGCGGAGAGGATGGCCTGCGCACGATTGATGCGCTGGTGGTGACGCTCGAGGAGGATCCGTATCAGCTCGGCAGCGAAGGGGCCATGGTGCTGGCGGAGTTGCGCGAGTACCAGTCGGTGCTGCGAAAGACCGCCGAGCGTGATCTGCGCTGGCATCTTGCGGTGAGCTGGCGGTAGTTACTTCACGGAAAGTTCGCTATCGAAATCCACGACGAGATTGCCGTTTGAGACCTGCATCGAGTGGATTTTCAGACCGTCAAGGTGCATTTCGTAACCGGTCTGCTGCAGCGAATTCTTGAGCAGCTGGCGGATGAGATCGGCGGCGTTGATCTTCATCTGCTGGGGAAGCTTCTTCGTCAGAAACGGGACGAGCAGGAAGTTCAACTCGCGACTGGCAGCGAGGTTATCGACGCGTGCGTCGCGGAACCCGATGGACTCGCCCTCAGCTTCCGGGATTACGGAGACATCGGCATCGGTGGTGAGTCCGACGCCGATGCAGTTGCCGAAGACGCTGCTGCCCAAGCGGCTCTTTGTGCTGACGTGGATGACGATGCGGTCGTCTTTGAAAGAGACTTTCGGGTCTCGCGCGTAAACGAAGCACGGCTGGCCATCTTTGCCCTTGATGAAATACTTGCCGTCCGGTCCGGTGAAGAGCTGCTGGTGCAGCGTGCGTTCGAGCGCCTGAGCGGAGATCTTAATTTCCGTGGCGTGGGCTTGCATGGCCAGGAGGAACGCGGCGAAGACGAGGGCGAAGCGCAGCTTCATGGGTCAAGAATA
Protein-coding regions in this window:
- the pnp gene encoding polyribonucleotide nucleotidyltransferase, whose translation is MKQEVTVQLAGGKSITFETGRIAKQASGAVYTTSGDNAVLATAVASADPKEGIDFFPLTVEYREFTYAGGRIPGGFIKREGRPSEKEILTSRQIDRPIRPLFPETFRNETQVVAFVYSADKENDPDVLGINGASCALTLSDIPFQGPIGAVRIGIVNDEFIVNPTYTERLSSTLNIMVAGTKAGITMIESGAKEIGEDRVVDAIEFAHEQIKKIVAGIEELAAKAGKTKRTVAVVEKDEAYAKELEAKIGESLKDALNTKKYPKFESYAKVKEVKDSVKKDLPADDKDAAKKLNAYFEGMREKIFRDQVLDERIRPDHRQFDEIRAISIELGVLPRVHGSAIFTRGETQALVSATLGTSDDAQRMESYEGEQKRAFMLHYNFPPFSVGEVGRMTGVGRREIGHGALAWRAIEAVLPEESPYVLRVVSDILESNGSSSMATVCGASLSLMQAGIKLKGAVAGVAMGLVMEGDKYAILTDIAGAEDHYGDMDFKVAGTRNGITALQMDIKIMGITPQIMREALAQAKAGRLHILDKMEAAIAAPSEETSKYAPRIHTLQIPTDKIRDLIGPGGKVIKGIVEATGVKIDVEDSGKVNIASSDPDNLAKAIQMVSDITAVPEVGKTYLGKVVRLAEFGAFVEIFQGTDGLLHVSEIAEHRVKEVKDELREGDQILVKVLAIEGNRIKLSRKAVLKEQRAKLGLPETQEGGAAPARPQHENTVVVEGGDDFDDDDDFEDGEDEGEETESTGEEPAATDGSKPAGDRQRRRRRRPGRRPGGNGGGNAGAAS